tgaatttataatacaataagtttattattgcatacatttattattacattatttggataattacatttagaaaaagatattttatccataaaaTTCAATACGTTCATGATTTATCAACGgtacatattttctattttttgtttgaaaagatGAAAGTGGATAAGGAAACATTAAAtctttgacatttttcacgaaattttgtacattgcaaatttgcgtaactttatataaatttattgtaaagtcaaaatattcagtttgcaatgttgaaataactaataagatttctttgttaaaaataaatatttcatccaCTTCTCCAAATACTGGTAAATCATCTTCATCACATTCAagcaaaattatacttttacaatGATATGTGCTGCCATGCACTATTACTTTTGGTGATCGCATTATTTGGCAAGTCAGCCATTCagattcattaataattctatgaaatatttttgcataaggCAAATTACACAGAAGGACAGATACTCCAAGTGCTATATAATCCCCTTcatagagaaatttttttgaatcgGTACCAGAATATGAAGCTAACATGGAACATAGGCGTGACTGATGTCTGTATGACATTGTAAGagccatatttttgaaattacgcACAATCGGCACAAgtgatttaaaatatgcatgaCATGCTTCAAATCTAAAGCACCACTGTTGTCTTGGTGGTCCAAACAATTTGATGTATCTTGGAACATGAATTAAAAAGTGAAACTTTGGTACAATGGAATCtggatataaattaataaatcgtgTAATGTATACTTCAATCATTCGACTCAATAATTCAATTGATTCTTCGTGTATCTCATAAGCAAGACAAACATTCATGATTTGCAATAgcataatataacaatttatgtgCTCAATGAGATGTGGATTTTCACATTGTatccaatttgcaattaacaaAGGCAACATGTGTGCTAGAGTGAATATTTGTGCTGCACTTTGTCGTAAGCTACCATCAACAAGATGATCACGAAGAATTAGAGCAGGTTTATCTTTCTTAAAATGACCATAatcaaaatgaataatacgtTTATTGAATTGTTCAAGTGTAAACAACTGCAGTTcaaaaatgcaatactttaataaatgaCGAATGGCAATTTCTACAGGGTCTTTGATGAGAATATGCATACAATCTTGAGGCAGACATAGTGTCACATCTACATTAGGACTTTGCAACAGAGGACTCTTATTCATCACTCCATATGTTTTTTGCCAAAATTTTTTCGCTGCCTTTGTTAATGTACAGTCAGTTACAATTTCGATATGATTGTTGTGAATTGTCTTATTACGAATCATAAAACTATCATCacgaaaatgatttttatactCTTCAGATGTCGTCAAACAGGAACGACAAAACCGATAAGCTAAAACCGATTCTTTAAAGCCACCTAGTAATGCAGCAGCAGGAGTATCTCCtgcgcaaaataataatgagcctttaaaattctttgtttCTGTTCCAACGTTTATAGTAATACCctcattttctaattttacaatGTCTTTTATAAATGGCTCTAAAACCTTCTTCAAAGCTCCTggttttttcaaatattctgtttttaaaatcgCATATAATTGAATGGCATTCTTTGACGATCTAAATTCAGGATATATGTTCCCTAATGTCCAGTAAAATACTGACAATTTTTGACTCTTTGAGGCTGCACCCAAAGGATTGGCAATACCGAGATCATcataataaagaattacaGCTAACGCATTATTATGATTGCAAAAAAAGTCATTCTCTCGATAGTAACTTCCATCCAATACTGTCCGATAGATTCCCGATTTATGTGGCTTTGGATTCTCGACATTTGATCTGATTTCATCGTTTTccaacaaatttttcaaatttttgaaaaaaggcaCGATGTAAGCATCACAAGTAGTTTCACAAATCTCTGTTACTTTTCCAATGGaacgtttcttctttttccaaaCAAGCTTTGTatcaagtatatatttttctgctgataccatattaaatttttgtattaatattttatctaggGCTTTTTTCGATTGGACAGATGAAAATAGTGAGGATGGTGGATGTTTCTCAGTATATATCTTCttaatatcttgaaaattCACTAAATTTGTATTAGAATCCATTGTGTTTTGAATTTCTTGctgaaaaaatgatataaatattgagttttatctagaaatatataaaagaaatagatcattcaagataataattataaccaaCTACTATAATCGCTGAATACATGTCCAATAAATGAGTTATTGTATCCATGATGTGCTCAATAGCCGTATGagacattttacatttttctcgaatGTTTACAAGAAAATGTGCGACGTGCCATTGTAAACGTTCTGTAGCTGTTTCTAATGTTGGTTCTTGACTTTCATCTAAgtgacaaaaattaaaaacatatagaatgatactaaaatatttaaatctctaATAATTCTCAAAgctaaagatataataatagtaatcaCAATAACAATCATTGAAATAAGAGTAagcattttcaatatcttgtatataatttattaatttaatgtgaaGAAGCTATTCttgatattatgttaatataaaaacaatgataaataataattaatcaaattatggAGATTTCAAAGTTACATTTCTTACCTTCAAATGATTCATCATGTATTATACTGGCATGACTTCCCGTACGAAAAAAAACTACAggaaactatttaaaaaaactattaaaaaactattgagaaaactattaaaaagtattgaaaaacCATAGGAACACTATTGAAAAACTATAGGATCactattaaaaatctattggAAAACTATATGAAAACTGCAGTTTTCAACTCAGCAGTATTTTCGTCTCTAATAGTGCTgaatattattagcaaaacTATTAaggataatattgaataaacttttagaaaattctagttttaatacaaacaaaatgatattgagaataactgaaaaataaattattgaattatcagTAGTTTTGCAGAAGattcaatagtttttttacttcttttaattaactatgagtttataatagatatttaataataggtaactatataagtaaattttataataaataattattttttgtaagaagttTATTTACTAAAAGAACAGATGCAATcactcataattaatatagatacaactacattattatttgtgtCAAATGTGTATGTAATACACAcataatatgatttataaatatttgttagttaataaatattattataagacaggtgtattaatgaaatattatttattctctataactttatataatttacatttatatataaaatttgtataatataaaatattataaacttttattttttaataatattttataataatatttggcaaaacttatataaaataatttatccgcagaaattaaattggcacatagttaaaagttaaaatattatatattttattataaaaaaaatgtcaaggTGACACATCCGGAACTGATATACTTCCAGCTTTTATACTGGCAATTccaaaaaactaaaataaaaatgtagttcAACGTTACATTAATGATTTTGATGAGTTTTTGATGCCCGAGGTACAGCATTATTGCACTTTTGCCGTATTGCAAGTTTGAACAGCTTTGTACTATCCTTCGTACactcaaattttgaaaatacatgTGCTTTAACAAAATCAAGGCATGTTAGAAGCATGTCAaatcttattttgataataataaatagtgaaGACTggtttttacaagaaatttttttattgaattttatgtcaaattgcatttataaaaatctttctgctgagaaaaagtatgcagtattcgaaataaaacacaaattaaCCAGACAGCAGTAAACTTTTAaagtaaaagattatataagaTGAAATTCAGACAGTACGAAAATGTTCCagtctttatattatttaataaactgttATATTTGTATCTTTACCTTCAATTGCTTCGATGCGATTTGGATCGAGACGCGGCTTAGCTTTAGTAGCTGTACCTTTCATAGTATTTGGGATTTTTCCCGTTAAGCTACAAGATGCTAATTCTTCTTTAGTAAACATAACTGATAGCAAATCGCACGTATATTGTGATACGCTACTTTTGTtgcaatttcttattaaagaggcattgagaaaatatttgccTTTTCCGCCGAGATCAATCTGTTTTtcgtgcaaataaataatacaaattaaataatacaaatagtttttataaacatacttttaattaaaataaataatcattagaTAACTCACATCATTAGATGACTTTTTACTGGGCATATTGAATCTTCTGTCGCTGCATTCATCTATAGtattctacaaatatattagaagAAAACATTAGATTATACCAATTAGTAGcgtaaagaaacattaaaaattatagcttgaaatatatattatgatgtttggaacaaaatttgatattaagaaCGAACCTCATTAGTAAATAGGGAATAGGCTCTTCATCAACTCGCGATTCAGAACTTCGTTTATCtgtaaactataataatttcataattagcTTTCAAATGTATTTCATTTTCCTAAACTAAAGTttcgtttaaatatatttaaggtatttattaaatgtgacaatttcaattaatagagaagcatatattattattatactttgcattcagaataacattaaattaaagcgatacagataaatattaaaagtactatttatacataattattatttcaatatttttactattctgtaatattactaaaatcaTGTCATATATTCTTGaaacatttatgaaaaatatgttactttGTGAGAAGGGAAACTAACCTTATAATTAGTAGTAGGATTGAGTTTTGAAGTTGAAGGTGCAGTCTCCAGAAGATTTTTACCcaaaaactataattaaataaacgttattattaacgtatatatttaacgtatatatttaagtattaacgtatattattaattgattaaacagaaagttattaaaaattttaatatacaattttataagtgTTACCAAATGaacattttcattaatcttctCCAAATTGCTCAGAACAGTTTCCGTCATGTCTTTCATCTTTGGCAGAtctaaaaatctaatataaaaaagttataaataaagaaaaaatggtacaaatttacgatatttaaatacttaatgaCATAGGAAAGTACTCTCTTAATGTACAAatgacaaaatacaaaatgtactaaaatttctaaaattaaaaaattcagtttctgaTGGATTAATATAACAGTGTAcgagttataatatatataacgaaTAACAAACTTTCTAAGGAATGTAGAGTAACCCGTAGTGCagcgttttctttttttaacgattCATTTTCGAACTTCAATAAGTCATTCTTCACACTCAAAtcattttttgacattttggaataattttcttcatctGAAGATGTTCCATAGTCAATCTATTTacaaaaaaggaagaaatcgTATCATTACTTTTGAAAACTTTAGATTATTGTTTTTCCTAtttcaaaacataaaaataaatatttactttaattggagctcttttaaatgtttttaattctttaagtaattgtaatgattttgattcattaatttcattttttgttacacCAACTTTGTTctatattcaaaaaaagttcaaaattattatacaatataaacgtatttatattagtatttaaagttatatgttatttataaaattaaccatttttttctttgaacgtatttcactattttcatcatcatcactccattcttttcttcgtattatttttcgatCTTCTTTGGTTGGTTGTAATACGCCATATTCTGTTAAATTATCTCTATACTTGCACATTTTTACCCattcttaaaaattagaatcagaaaaattttaatacaattattcaacaaatattatcttaaagaTACACATACAATAAGGGCTTAATTTTGACCGGAATggcgtttcaatttttttttaatctgaaatttaatatttatttaataaatatcagaagaagaaatatctttttcatgcGTTCAggttcttatttttttagaaattaagcCCTGCGtagaattcaattaaaattatggttaTAACTTTAAccaaagttaattaaaaaaaaatggtgatcatatataataaaatacaactaTCTATCGAAACTctctttatatatctatatgtacatatgcCAGTCTATTAATCAAAAGTATAGATatctacaataaataatattaaattattatacttattactTACCTCCAAAAGCAAGTAACTTAACCACAACCACCTGCCATTGACACGTTTTCAAtcgttttttcatatttgatgTCGGTGTAATGTCGCAATTAGgccattttatttcaacttcAATATAGTTTTCGATTAATCTGgcaaattcttctttttctgtGACTTTTTGCAGAAGCCAATCTTGATAACCAATTGCTATCTTTTTATTCTCGTTAACAAATTCAAGCAGAATACAGTCGTTATCATTCATTTTTACTATTGTTTTGCAAGCAGttgctattataatattataataactacTATAATCTGCTAAGATCTGTTGACAATTATACACATTTAccgcaatattataaatctgaCTTAGAGAATAAGAACACAACACACGAGTGACCAGAAACAATTGCAAGGTATAATCTTACTCAGTAGCGCTCGCGATTCTTGCCGCTGCGCTGATTGGTTGCTAGCGCTCTTTGATGACATAGCGTCCGCGTATTGGCTGTGCATGGTCACATGTcctaaatagaattataattttcaatgagGACACTTATTCTCATTGGCCGCTCATAACCTGCTGACAACACCGCACATTGCTATCTGTTCTTTTGTCCATGTTGTTTACCGGCAATGGCGACAAATGTTGTAATTGTGAAATCTCGTGTCCACGTGcagtgaataaataataatattgtttgatatattttttcaatttattatgtatattagttaagttttgagatataaaataacataaaaaatgactAATACATCAAGAGGAccatataaaaagtatttggTCGACATTGTAGAAGAAATACCTGTGACAACCATTCGTTCTCGTCGAGCTCGCTTTTCAGCaggaagagaaaaacaaagaatagTAGAAGTTGAGgttagattatatatttatattatctatttaaataaaaaaacattgtattgaaaatttatttgtataaacttGTATTCTTATGTTTTTGACATAAACTTAGTGACAACTTTCATTGAATGCAGTATACATTCAATGactatttatatgaataatctctatttaattatttaattattttataataaaataaagctttattgttatttttttcaattatttattacaggtTCCAATTTCCGATAAACTTTCTAACAATGAAAATACGAGGAATCATGATATCCAAGACAATGATAATTCTACTATTGATATTGAAGAATATAGTAATCAATTCCAAGATAATGCAATTAGAATTGACAGTGACAATGAGACAATTGTAAGCAGAAGAAGCTTAGGAGAATCAAACAGCAGTCAAGCTGATTCTGACTTCTccagtgaaaataaaaataatttagaagaaaattatcttaattattctGAAGATGAAAAcagtgataattataataatgataatgtagatattcacaaaaataaaagcgatAGTGAAAGTAATGAAGACAACGAAGAATATGAGAATCAAATACAggtaatttcaagaaattcaCTATTtagaactattattttattgaaataaatgttatattggCATTGagaatataacattaaagaaatagagaattataaaactaaatagtaataaaaaaaatttatcacaattaataaattcaaggCAACATACAAtgtaagaagtatatatatatatatatatataattcctatttcagaaaataaataacttacaattatttaaaataatataaatgctttgcttttacaaactatttttttgtttttccagAATATGCATTCAGTAAGAATAACGTTCATCATAACATGgatgtatatttaatgtatatgtataaaattttttttgcaggaTATAATACGGGTTCCCATATATAAAGGATGTAATTTGACCAAAGAAGAAAgccaattattaattatggcAACAGCTATTCGAAACAAAATGACGGACGTAGGACTGGAAACTTTACTTAAAATTGTAGATTGCCATTTGCCACATACGCAATACAATTCGAAGtatcattttcttaaaacGTTTCCAAAGGTACAagctaatatatattacttttgtccaaaatgtttaataatattgaagtttGAAAACTGCAACAGAATGGAAtgcaaaaattgcgaaaaaatttacaatcgtCGTCGATTGCAaagacaatttaattatttttatcatcttcCATTGAAGGAACAATTAATAGAACTAGTAAACACAaagttatttacatattttagaaaaatgtcatatgaaAGCGATGTTATAAATggaaacatatattatcagttgagagaaaaaaatattatttctgatcAAGACATTAGTATTCAATGGAATACAGATGgcgtagaaatatttaattcgtcaaaatattctatatggCCTATCCAAGTATCTATTAACGAATTACCTTATAGAATTAGAcgtgataatattttactttgtggATTATGGTTCAATTCTGAGAAACCACCTATGGAACTTTTTCTTAGACCATTTATAGACGAACTTCTTGAGTTACATATTAATGGAATTGAATGTAATACATTCAACCATCAAGAACCTATATTGATTAAAGTTCATACGCTTTTCTCACCAGTTGATTCAGTTGCTCGACCTttgattcaaaatattaaacaatttaatggaaaatatgGATGCTCTTATTGTCTTAATAAAAGAGAACACATTGCTATTGGAAGGGGGTACACACGAGTATATCCAGGTGGTAAGGGAGTAATGCGTACGATAACAAAACATAACATATATGTTGAAAGGGCAGTTGAAAAACGGAAAGCAGTAAAAGGTGTTAAGGGGCCTTCTATTACAATGCTTCTGCCTACTTTTGATGTGATTCATTCATTTCCACCAGAATACATGCATTCGTGTTTATTGGGTGTCACAAAATTGTTCAGTACGTCTTAGTTTGATtccaaaaataacaataaagattGGTATTTAGGTTCTAAAATCACTGAATTCAACGAAAAATTACTTGCTATTCAACCTCCTTGTGAAATTACGAGAACTCCACAATCAATGAAAGATAGTAAATTTAAAGCAAAtgattggaaatattttttattgtattattcgctgatttgtctaaaagatttaatgccacagaaatatattaaacattggttgttgtttgtatatagtttaaatattttttcaaaaacaaaaattgaagaagacgagttatttaaagcaaaaacGGCACTTCGCGAATTCGTTTTAAATGTGGAGTCGTTGTACGGAAAGGAGTATATGAAATACAATGTACACCTATTGCTTCACATACCAGAGTATGTAAGAAATTACGGTGCTATTTGGGCTTGGTCAGCGTTTCCTTTTGAACATTTTAATGGCATTATAGCAAGTTTATTTTATGGAACTCAATGTATACCTTTGcaaatctgtaaattatattccagattaagatatattaaacaaCAATGTGAAATTTTCAGTAGACCAAACTGTAGTGTTCAGGGAAAAGTTATATTCCGATATATAACGaagaaaactaaaattatgaaatgtatTGAATTTGGAGATGAATTaagaatatttggaaaatcgACAGAAATGCAGCTATCCttaagacaaaaattattgattgaacagtttttaaaagaaacaattgaAAACAATGTTCAGTCATTTCAAAggtttacatataataatactttatatcacagttttaaatattcttgcctcatcaaaagaaataacagtacagtattattagaaaatcgGTCATTGAtgattatttcagatttaattttacttaagaCGTCAGACTTGCAAACTAAGAAGTATATAGTTCTTGGTAAAGAGTTACAAATCATTGATGAAGaagtttgtaaatataaaactatatcttcgaaaatgttttcatttatTGCCCGACACACAAATAATgatgtttgtaattttctttctgCTATACGTAAAAAATGCGTTTATATTCCTTACAAAGatgataaattatgcattattcCTCTGGTCAATACTTTGGAAACggattaagaataaaatacttgtaataatatatatggataggtatacatatatgtatacacacacatttgacataaataataatgtagttgtatctatattaattacgattgcatctgtttttttaattaataaattatcacaaagaaataattatttattatgaaattcacTTATATCcgtaaatctaaaaatatctataataaactcattgttaattaaataaaagaagtatgtacaaaaattattggatCTTCTGCAAAACTActgataattcaataatttatttttcagttattctcaatatcaatttgtttgtattaaaactagaattttctaaaagtttattcaatattatcctTAATAgttttgctaataatattcAGCACTATTAGAGACGAAAATACTGCTGAGTTGAAAACTGTAGTTTTCATATAGTTTTCCAACAGATTTTTAATAGTGATcctatagttttttaatagtgTTCCTATGgtttttcaatactttttaatagttttctcaatagttttttaatagtttttttaaatagttttctGTAGTTTTTTTTCGTACGGGTTAACTGATTTTCATCTTCAATTTGCTGGGTTACCTCATTTAAAGTGGGAGATGCAGTAGGatgttttctaaataaatgcTGGCGAAAAGATTTCCATTTCTTAAATGTAGCACCGCAACCAGGTTGAACACATGTAATCCTGAAGTATGGGTCTTGTTTATGATTGCGAATGTAATGTTGCATTAATCGATAATACGAAATACATTTGAACAAACACATGTCACACTGAAATGTATTTCCATTCTCATAATTTTCCATCTTTATATAGAATTGGTATTGTATACGAAAATTTTcgctaaattttaataattatgtacaatttcCAAGCGCGTGCGCGAAAAAACCATTCCGTTTAGCAACAGTTGATTGCGGCATCGGACTTCGATTGTTTCATCAATTGTTTCGACTGGGCGTAAATCGTGTGTGGATCGTACGTTGTACAAAATATCACAGATTTCAATATCACAGAAATATCACAGAGGAAATTCATTATTcgcaaattttaagaaaaaatcgattaGATTGacaatggaaaaaaagtatattgtttaattgaaGGCCGTTGcaaatgcattaaatttatGCCTGAAGAAAACACATCAGAAATTGAGATTATCCGACGCAAACTGAAGGAAGCCAGTAAAACTGACAATGTCCTTAATATGATGCTGcaacaaaaaatgataattttacaaaaacctgATCCAGATCGAGATAACAAGTTGTGTGATTTGGAAGACAACGACGAAGTTGCTGACAAAAGTGAGATTACAGTGTTACTGATACCAGTGCGTGCAAACACTACAACAGAATTAATAGACTCTTTTTCTTCCGTTCATAAAGATAATGAGtctatcgtaaaaatattatatacagagCCTATTGATGATGGTAATAGTTCGTCTAATCTAGTAGATATTCAACAATCAGCCTGCTACTCGGTAagttgtaataaaatcttatcataaaaatcagattatatatatttactttttgcttataaattcaaatttggtataaaatttaattaggatataaaagaagaaaatgaaaagaaaaaagtagatAAGCTTCTAATCGATTGTCCAAGCAGTTCAAAACGATCTAAAACTGAAGACAACATGATACATTCAGTAAAGCCACAAGTGACAGGACCTGGTTCCATTCGTCATCCAATAATTTTACCATCTATTACATcagatttgcaaaaaaaattgaacgatATTGGATTATTAAAGGCTCAGAAGAACTTTATAGCATTCTGGGCTGCACATTTGTCTTATGTGACAAATCAGTGGCCGACAAAGTcggattatcaaaattttgctCA
This genomic window from Linepithema humile isolate Giens D197 chromosome 5, Lhum_UNIL_v1.0, whole genome shotgun sequence contains:
- the LOC137000233 gene encoding uncharacterized protein, with product MSKNDLSVKNDLLKFENESLKKENAALRVTLHSLENLPKMKDMTETVLSNLEKINENVHLFLGKNLLETAPSTSKLNPTTNYKFTDKRSSESRVDEEPIPYLLMRIL
- the LOC137000232 gene encoding uncharacterized protein; translated protein: MNDNDCILLEFVNENKKIAIGYQDWLLQKVTEKEEFARLIENYIEVEIKWPNCDITPTSNMKKRLKTCQWQVVVVKLLAFGEWVKMCKYRDNLTEYGVLQPTKEDRKIIRRKEWSDDDENSEIRSKKKMNKVGVTKNEINESKSLQLLKELKTFKRAPIKVNIYFYVLK
- the LOC137000230 gene encoding uncharacterized protein; its protein translation is MTNTSRGPYKKYLVDIVEEIPVTTIRSRRARFSAGREKQRIVEVEVPISDKLSNNENTRNHDIQDNDNSTIDIEEYSNQFQDNAIRIDSDNETIVSRRSLGESNSSQADSDFSSENKNNLEENYLNYSEDENSDNYNNDNVDIHKNKSDSESNEDNEEYENQIQDIIRVPIYKGCNLTKEESQLLIMATAIRNKMTDVGLETLLKIVDCHLPHTQYNSKYHFLKTFPKVQANIYYFCPKCLIILKFENCNRMECKNCEKIYNRRRLQRQFNYFYHLPLKEQLIELVNTKLFTYFRKMSYESDVINGNIYYQLREKNIISDQDISIQWNTDGVEIFNSSKYSIWPIQVSINELPYRIRRDNILLCGLWFNSEKPPMELFLRPFIDELLELHINGIECNTFNHQEPILIKVHTLFSPVDSVARPLIQNIKQFNGKYGCSYCLNKREHIAIGRGYTRVYPGGKGVMRTITKHNIYVERAVEKRKAVKGVKGPSITMLLPTFDVIHSFPPEYMHSCLLGVTKLFSTS
- the LOC137000231 gene encoding uncharacterized protein codes for the protein MKDSKFKANDWKYFLLYYSLICLKDLMPQKYIKHWLLFVYSLNIFSKTKIEEDELFKAKTALREFVLNVESLYGKEYMKYNVHLLLHIPEYVRNYGAIWAWSAFPFEHFNGIIASLFYGTQCIPLQICKLYSRLRYIKQQCEIFSRPNCSVQGKVIFRYITKKTKIMKCIEFGDELRIFGKSTEMQLSLRQKLLIEQFLKETIENNVQSFQRFTYNNTLYHSFKYSCLIKRNNSTVLLENRSLMIISDLILLKTSDLQTKKYIVLGKELQIIDEEVCKYKTISSKMFSFIARHTNNDVCNFLSAIRKKCVYIPYKDDKLCIIPLVNTLETD